The segment CGGACAACCAGCTGGTGGCCCCCACGGTGGAGGAAGACGTGGCCTTCGGACCCGAGAACCTGGGCCTGCCCCGGGAGGAGATCCGGCGCCGGGTGCGGGCCGCCCTGGAGGCGGTCGGCCTGTGGGAGCGGCGCGCCGACCCGCCCCACCGCCTGTCCGGCGGGCAGAAGCAAAGGGTGGCCCTGGCCGGCATGCTGGCCATGGAACCCGCCTGCCTGGTGCTGGACGAAGCCACGGCCATGCTGGACCCCGCCGGCCGGGCGGAGGTGCTGGACACCGTGGGCCGGCTCCACCGGGAGAACGGGATCAGCGTGGTCCTCATCACCCACTTCCTCGAAGAAGCGGCCAAGGCCCGCCGGGTGGCGGTGATGGACCGGGGCCGGATCGTGGCGACCGGCGCGCCCCGGGAACTCTTCGGCCGGCCTGCCTGGCTGGAGCGGCTGGGCCTGGTGCCGCCCCCCATGGGCCAGCTGGCCGCCCGCTTGCGCCGGCGCGGGTGGTGCTTGCCGCCGGGCATCATCACCGTGGACGACTTCCTGGCCGCCCTGGGCCTGTCCCCGGCCGCGGCCCAGGAAAGGCTCTGAGGGGCGGGCGGAGGGGCCATGGCCATTCGCGTCGAGGGGCTGGTTCACGTCTATGGCGGTGCGGGCTATGCCGCCAGGGAGGCCCTCAAGGGGGTCAACCTGGCCATCGCAGACGGGGAAAGGGTGGCCATCATGGGGCCCACCGGCAGCGGCAAGTCCACCCTGGTCCAGCACTTCAACGGCCTCTTGCGTCCCACCCGCGGGCGCGTGGAGGTGGACGGCCTGGATCTCTGGGCGCCCGGGCGCGACCGCGACGACCGGCTGGCCGAGGCGCGCCGCCGGGTGGGCCTGGTCTTCCAGTTTCCCGAGCAGCAGCTCTTCGCCGAAACGGTATGGGACGACATCGCTTTCGCACCGCGGAACCTGGGGCTGGCCGAGGAGGAGGTGGCCGCGCGGGTCCAGCGGGCCATGGCCCTGGCCGGCCTGGATCCGGAGCTGGCCCACCGCTCGCCCTTCAGCCTGAGTGGCGGCCAGATGCGGCGGGTGGCCATCGCCGGTGTGCTGGCCATGATGCCCCGGACCCTGGTCCTGGACGAACCCACCGCGGGCCTGGACCCCCAAGGGCGAGCAGCCCTGGTGGAACTGCTGGACCGGCTCCACCGGGACGCGGGGCTGACGGTAGTGCTGGTATCCCATGATGTCGACGAGGTGGCCGCCCTGGCCCGGCGCGTGGTCTTGATGCGGGACGGACGGGTGGT is part of the Thermaerobacter subterraneus DSM 13965 genome and harbors:
- a CDS encoding energy-coupling factor transporter ATPase; translated protein: MTGEPLIEVRKASYVYHPGQPDAVEALRGIDLEVRRGEFLAVVGANGSGKSTLARLLNGLILPTRGEVRVAGHSTADPEARWEIRRLVGLVFQNPDNQLVAPTVEEDVAFGPENLGLPREEIRRRVRAALEAVGLWERRADPPHRLSGGQKQRVALAGMLAMEPACLVLDEATAMLDPAGRAEVLDTVGRLHRENGISVVLITHFLEEAAKARRVAVMDRGRIVATGAPRELFGRPAWLERLGLVPPPMGQLAARLRRRGWCLPPGIITVDDFLAALGLSPAAAQERL
- a CDS encoding energy-coupling factor transporter ATPase; the encoded protein is MAIRVEGLVHVYGGAGYAAREALKGVNLAIADGERVAIMGPTGSGKSTLVQHFNGLLRPTRGRVEVDGLDLWAPGRDRDDRLAEARRRVGLVFQFPEQQLFAETVWDDIAFAPRNLGLAEEEVAARVQRAMALAGLDPELAHRSPFSLSGGQMRRVAIAGVLAMMPRTLVLDEPTAGLDPQGRAALVELLDRLHRDAGLTVVLVSHDVDEVAALARRVVLMRDGRVVADGPAGEVLADEALLAECRLRPPATARLLGELARRGLPVNPRRVSLDETEAELLAVAHLLGPVAGGEGRPSAPDGASAPVSGARTRSGDAGTPGGPAGEAGAGDRRAPEESREADPGPAAIPGPPVAEEGGP